One genomic segment of Chitinophaga sancti includes these proteins:
- the accD gene encoding acetyl-CoA carboxylase, carboxyltransferase subunit beta, whose amino-acid sequence MSSWFKRIKQGIQTSTSEKKEAPDGLWHKCPSCKKTVTVKDLKDHFYVCDKCNYHNRIDSAEYFEILFDNNQFEELFPNIYPKDFLGFKDLKPYGARLVDAQKKSGLKDAMRVGVGKVFGNDLVVSCMDFAFIGGSMGSVVGEKIARSIDYCIAHKMPLMIISKSGGARMMESAFSLMQMAKTSAKLTQLADAKLPFISLATDPTTGGVTASFAMLGDLNIAEPKALIGFAGPRIIKETIKKDLPEGFQSAEFLLEHGFLDLIIDRKEMKAKLAQLLELFKN is encoded by the coding sequence ATGTCAAGCTGGTTTAAGCGAATTAAACAAGGCATTCAAACGTCTACAAGTGAGAAGAAAGAAGCGCCGGATGGTTTGTGGCACAAATGCCCTAGCTGCAAAAAAACAGTTACGGTCAAAGACCTGAAGGACCACTTTTACGTGTGCGATAAGTGTAATTATCATAATCGCATTGATTCTGCTGAATATTTCGAGATCTTATTCGATAACAATCAGTTCGAAGAGCTGTTTCCTAATATTTATCCAAAGGACTTTTTGGGCTTCAAGGACTTAAAGCCGTATGGTGCAAGGTTGGTAGATGCTCAGAAGAAATCCGGCCTGAAAGACGCGATGCGTGTAGGTGTGGGTAAAGTATTTGGAAACGACCTGGTGGTTTCCTGCATGGACTTTGCTTTTATTGGCGGTTCTATGGGTTCAGTGGTAGGTGAGAAAATCGCCCGTTCCATTGATTATTGTATTGCACACAAAATGCCATTGATGATCATCTCCAAATCTGGTGGTGCCCGTATGATGGAAAGTGCTTTTTCCCTGATGCAAATGGCAAAAACTTCTGCCAAGCTGACGCAGTTGGCAGATGCGAAGCTGCCTTTCATCTCGCTGGCAACAGATCCGACCACGGGTGGTGTAACGGCTTCATTCGCAATGCTGGGTGACCTGAACATTGCAGAGCCTAAGGCCCTGATCGGTTTTGCTGGTCCACGTATCATTAAGGAAACGATCAAGAAAGACTTGCCTGAGGGCTTCCAGAGTGCTGAGTTCCTGCTGGAGCATGGCTTTTTGGACCTGATCATTGACCGTAAAGAAATGAAGGCCAAACTGGCACAGTTGCTCGAATTGTTTAAAAATTAA
- the smpB gene encoding SsrA-binding protein SmpB — translation MAELRNRSAFYEYAIEDKFIAGMVLTGTEIKSIRQSRVSFNDSFCYFSKGELFVRSLHITEYSHGAYANHDPLRERKLLLTKRELRKMEGKIKEKGFTIVPLRIFLSEKGLAKMEIGLGRGKKLHDKRESIKERDTQREIKRYLK, via the coding sequence GTGGCAGAACTGAGGAACAGATCGGCATTTTATGAGTACGCAATAGAGGATAAATTTATTGCAGGGATGGTATTGACAGGTACTGAGATTAAATCTATCCGACAGAGCCGGGTTAGTTTTAATGACTCATTCTGCTATTTTTCTAAAGGAGAATTGTTTGTTAGAAGCCTGCATATCACCGAATATTCGCATGGCGCCTACGCGAATCATGACCCATTACGCGAGCGTAAGTTGCTGTTGACAAAACGGGAACTGCGCAAGATGGAAGGGAAGATTAAGGAGAAAGGGTTTACCATCGTTCCATTACGTATTTTTTTGAGTGAGAAGGGGTTGGCGAAGATGGAGATAGGGCTTGGCAGAGGAAAGAAACTGCATGATAAGCGTGAGTCAATTAAGGAGAGAGATACGCAGAGAGAGATTAAGCGGTATCTGAAGTAA
- the rnhA gene encoding ribonuclease HI, whose protein sequence is MSEVIIYTDGSSRGNPGPGGYGVILMWNSVRKELSQGYRKTTNNRMELLAVIVALESLKKDGLPVRIFTDSEYVVNSIEKGWLWNWVKIGFKDKKNKDLWQRFIPAYKRQQVKFTWVKGHATNPLNNRCDELATAAADSGQWLIDQGFEAGN, encoded by the coding sequence ATGTCCGAAGTAATAATCTACACAGACGGTTCATCCCGCGGCAATCCAGGCCCAGGTGGCTACGGCGTCATCCTCATGTGGAACTCAGTTCGCAAAGAACTCTCCCAGGGATATCGTAAAACCACCAACAACCGCATGGAACTCCTCGCGGTAATCGTCGCGCTCGAATCGCTCAAAAAGGACGGCTTGCCAGTCCGCATCTTCACCGACAGTGAATACGTAGTCAATTCTATTGAAAAAGGTTGGCTCTGGAACTGGGTAAAGATCGGCTTCAAAGACAAAAAGAATAAAGACCTGTGGCAGCGGTTCATTCCTGCTTACAAAAGACAGCAGGTGAAATTTACCTGGGTAAAAGGGCACGCTACCAACCCACTCAATAACCGCTGTGATGAATTGGCTACTGCCGCTGCTGATAGTGGACAATGGTTGATAGATCAGGGTTTTGAAGCGGGAAATTAA
- a CDS encoding acyl-CoA carboxylase subunit beta, whose translation MEEQQLDKNRNEDAMRRSLSTLKQRLAIVEQGGGKKNLEKVRQRGKLTPRERIAYLCDKDTTFTEIGAFAAYGMYEEHGGCPAAGTVGGIGYIAGRQCMIVANDMTVKAGAWFPMTGKKNLRLQEIAMENHLPIIYLVDSAGVYLPMQDEIFPDKEHFGRIFRNNARMSAMGITQIAAVMGSCVAGGAYLPIMSDEVLMVEGNGSIFLAGPYLVKAAIGETIDAETLGGAVTHTEISGIADYKFKSDEECLDHIKKIVNKLGHPANAGFDRIEAVAPAKDPSELYSLIPEDSTRPYDMVDVISRIVDNSEFDQYKEDYGKSILCGYARIDGWAVGIVANQRKIVKSRKGEMQMGGVIYNDSADKAARFIMNCNQKKIPLVFLQDVTGFMVGSRSEHAGIIKDGAKLVNAVANSIVPKITVIVGNSYGAGNYAMCGKAYDPRFIYAWPNAKIAVMGGEQAAKTLLQIQVASLKAKGEEITPEDENKLLSEITAKYNSQTTPYYAAARLWVDEIIDPLDTRRIISESIKAANQAPVENNFSLGVFQV comes from the coding sequence ATGGAAGAACAGCAACTGGATAAGAACAGGAATGAAGATGCCATGCGCAGATCGCTCAGTACCCTGAAACAACGCCTCGCCATTGTAGAACAGGGCGGAGGTAAAAAGAACCTCGAAAAAGTCCGCCAGCGCGGCAAATTGACTCCCCGTGAACGTATCGCATATCTCTGTGACAAGGACACGACCTTTACAGAAATAGGGGCTTTTGCTGCCTATGGAATGTATGAAGAACATGGTGGGTGTCCGGCGGCAGGCACTGTCGGTGGTATCGGCTACATTGCCGGGCGGCAGTGTATGATCGTGGCCAATGATATGACCGTGAAAGCGGGGGCCTGGTTCCCTATGACGGGGAAGAAAAATCTTCGCCTGCAGGAGATCGCGATGGAGAATCATTTGCCCATTATTTACCTGGTAGATAGTGCGGGAGTATACCTGCCCATGCAGGATGAGATCTTCCCGGATAAGGAGCATTTTGGCCGTATATTTCGCAATAATGCGCGTATGAGTGCCATGGGTATTACCCAGATAGCGGCGGTGATGGGTAGTTGTGTGGCAGGAGGTGCGTATCTGCCTATCATGAGTGATGAAGTGCTGATGGTAGAAGGCAATGGTTCTATCTTTCTCGCAGGGCCATATTTAGTAAAAGCAGCTATTGGTGAAACCATCGATGCCGAGACCCTGGGTGGCGCCGTAACACATACAGAGATTTCTGGTATTGCTGATTATAAATTCAAATCAGATGAGGAATGTCTGGACCATATAAAGAAAATAGTCAACAAGCTGGGGCACCCGGCCAATGCGGGTTTCGACAGGATCGAAGCAGTTGCTCCGGCAAAAGATCCTTCGGAATTATATAGCCTTATTCCTGAAGATAGTACCCGTCCTTATGATATGGTGGACGTAATTTCACGAATAGTAGATAATTCAGAATTTGATCAATACAAAGAAGATTATGGTAAAAGCATTCTGTGTGGCTATGCCCGTATAGATGGTTGGGCAGTGGGTATAGTAGCGAATCAGCGGAAGATCGTAAAAAGCAGGAAAGGTGAAATGCAGATGGGGGGTGTGATCTACAATGATAGTGCGGATAAGGCTGCCCGTTTTATCATGAATTGTAATCAGAAGAAAATACCGCTGGTGTTTTTACAGGATGTAACCGGGTTTATGGTGGGTAGCCGTAGTGAACATGCGGGTATCATTAAGGATGGTGCAAAGCTGGTGAATGCAGTGGCGAATTCTATCGTTCCAAAAATTACAGTAATCGTGGGTAACTCTTATGGTGCCGGCAACTACGCGATGTGTGGGAAGGCATATGATCCACGTTTTATCTATGCATGGCCCAATGCAAAAATTGCGGTAATGGGAGGGGAGCAGGCGGCAAAGACATTGTTGCAGATCCAGGTGGCTTCGCTCAAAGCAAAAGGGGAGGAGATTACGCCTGAGGATGAAAATAAATTGCTGTCTGAAATCACAGCGAAGTATAATAGTCAGACCACGCCTTACTATGCGGCGGCCAGGTTATGGGTAGATGAAATAATAGACCCGTTGGATACACGAAGAATAATTTCTGAGAGTATAAAGGCCGCGAACCAGGCGCCGGTGGAGAATAATTTTAGTTTGGGCGTTTTTCAGGTGTAG
- a CDS encoding C40 family peptidase encodes MKRLILLLLPLGATITTAAAQQKKKTKATPAKKQTHVVHSTHAKTTAHANNSHSGKTVHLPHTKPGKKGIAHHTVKGGKHAMAVRPASGVNPDLPDEPVHQVYVPDSADLASIKQEEVRNMLLTLVSELGKPYVRGAIGPIGFDCSGLINYGFNAIGMTIPRTAASISVLGQVVSPENFSPGDLLFFTGRKNVKGKKVGHVGMVYKVEGGKVMMIHSSNQGVNIVDITNSTYYKKRLVAAKRIFSPMPVDSCQEPLPMNESKK; translated from the coding sequence GTGAAGAGGCTAATACTACTGCTACTGCCCCTGGGGGCGACCATAACGACTGCTGCAGCACAGCAGAAAAAGAAAACCAAAGCCACGCCTGCGAAAAAGCAAACGCACGTGGTACATTCCACGCATGCTAAAACCACAGCGCATGCGAATAATTCCCATTCTGGAAAAACGGTTCATCTGCCACATACCAAACCCGGAAAGAAAGGGATTGCTCATCACACTGTAAAGGGGGGGAAACATGCTATGGCGGTAAGACCTGCTTCGGGTGTCAATCCTGATTTACCAGACGAGCCGGTGCACCAGGTGTATGTACCTGACAGTGCAGATCTGGCCAGTATTAAACAGGAGGAAGTGCGCAATATGCTGCTTACCCTTGTATCGGAACTGGGCAAACCTTATGTTCGTGGTGCAATTGGTCCCATCGGGTTTGATTGTAGCGGGTTGATCAACTATGGTTTTAATGCCATCGGTATGACCATCCCAAGAACGGCGGCGAGTATTTCCGTATTAGGGCAGGTGGTGAGTCCGGAAAATTTCAGTCCTGGTGATCTGTTGTTCTTTACAGGAAGGAAGAATGTAAAAGGAAAGAAAGTAGGTCACGTAGGAATGGTCTATAAGGTGGAAGGTGGTAAGGTGATGATGATTCACTCATCCAACCAGGGGGTGAATATCGTTGACATCACGAACAGTACTTATTACAAAAAGAGATTAGTCGCTGCAAAACGTATATTCTCGCCAATGCCGGTAGATTCCTGTCAGGAGCCACTGCCAATGAATGAGAGCAAAAAATAA
- a CDS encoding CapA family protein, whose protein sequence is MNRSKSGKLLFSFNGILLIVLAQLLLGGLDTNTSTPRKPVLLKATVPVTRLHGPGIADTVSFSIVGDLMIGSSYPSTYYLPKYDSGTILQEALPVLSQTDLRIGNLESCVSDSAPVFKSCGTNQCFAFRTPTKFAQWYKDAGFEYLNLANNHSFDFGLTGVTNTLAWLQENNIRTSGTPQHPTDSITVRNTRIGFVSFAPHSNCLDLNDDSLVTAMIAELKPRFDIVVVFFHGGAEGASKMTTPKTKEVFFGQNRGNVRHFARLCVDAGADMVIGSGPHVVRGMEIYKEKLIAYSLGNFSTYHQFNLKYPLNIAPLLQVTITKEGRMLDNKIFSFKQEGEGIPKPDSAMKAFKLIRSLSEKDFGYTDVNVGTL, encoded by the coding sequence TTGAATCGTTCAAAAAGCGGTAAACTGCTATTTTCATTCAATGGCATTTTACTGATTGTGTTAGCCCAATTACTACTCGGAGGTCTGGATACCAATACATCCACCCCCCGAAAACCTGTGTTGCTCAAAGCGACAGTACCCGTTACAAGGTTACATGGACCTGGCATTGCCGATACTGTCAGTTTCTCGATAGTAGGAGATCTCATGATCGGTTCCAGCTATCCCTCCACCTATTATCTTCCAAAATATGATAGTGGAACCATCCTGCAGGAGGCGCTGCCCGTGTTATCACAAACCGATCTCCGCATTGGAAACCTGGAAAGCTGTGTATCCGACTCGGCCCCTGTGTTCAAAAGCTGTGGCACTAACCAGTGCTTCGCTTTCCGTACGCCCACGAAATTTGCCCAGTGGTACAAAGACGCCGGTTTCGAATACCTCAACCTGGCTAACAATCACAGTTTTGATTTCGGTCTCACAGGGGTCACTAACACCCTCGCCTGGTTGCAGGAGAATAATATCCGCACCAGTGGTACCCCGCAGCACCCTACAGACAGCATCACGGTCAGGAATACCCGCATCGGGTTCGTATCCTTTGCCCCACACAGTAACTGCCTGGATCTCAATGACGATTCGTTGGTGACTGCCATGATAGCCGAACTAAAGCCCCGTTTTGACATCGTAGTCGTATTCTTCCACGGGGGTGCAGAAGGGGCCTCAAAAATGACCACCCCGAAAACAAAAGAGGTCTTTTTTGGGCAAAACAGGGGAAATGTCCGTCATTTTGCACGTCTTTGTGTAGACGCCGGGGCGGATATGGTAATCGGCTCAGGTCCCCATGTAGTGCGGGGAATGGAGATATATAAGGAAAAATTAATCGCTTATAGTTTAGGTAATTTTTCAACTTATCACCAATTCAATTTAAAATATCCGCTAAATATTGCACCTTTGTTGCAGGTAACAATCACAAAAGAGGGGAGAATGCTGGACAATAAAATCTTCTCTTTCAAGCAAGAAGGAGAAGGTATCCCAAAACCGGACTCGGCTATGAAAGCTTTCAAATTGATCCGTTCATTGTCTGAGAAGGATTTTGGATATACAGATGTGAATGTAGGGACACTGTGA
- a CDS encoding glycoside hydrolase family 76 protein, translated as MKPIFTLSVLLLFIQLCTFGQLATYGPVAETLQTSMYNTFGVPTNNYWWCAHGVDALNDGYLRTRSDTYKTRMKNLLLGTKSFNGNTYINTFYDDMEWMGLAALNAYKSTADADYYSVASLLWTDINTGYSNGAIDWNKNCSGCKNTCANTPAVILGARIYRYTGNAADLQRAKDIYTFVKANLVDATTGAVWDNINLNTGVTQKDWVFSYNVGTYIGAAWELYKATNDVTYLNDAIKTAEYAYNSRRPNGMFFADETGGGDGGLFKGIFIRYLSILAREGVLTDAVRAKYNAAIQYNAEVLRTQGINTSNNLVSPNWSVPPSSSTDYSTQLSGVMLEEAAANLDQAFFYKDITYGGYAWPLPLGAYNTAALMAKGISNNDITSYAIPAGYQVTLYKNDNFSGENLTITGLSTWIGTAWNDSASSLIVHPVGVATFYKDCNYAGAFVSLTAGTYTLSQLQARGILNDDVSSLKVTSGYQVTLYLNDNFGGRTIVKTADDACLVDDNFNDSTSSIKITATAAVIAASSPASLVSSSSRVANDPSFTIYPNPVKDVLTVKAGFDFSKEIVRVVDISGRVVLTTYTSTGKIDVSRLPSGVYTLVLLHGNQQYVRKFIK; from the coding sequence ATGAAACCCATTTTTACACTCAGTGTCCTGCTGTTATTCATACAGCTGTGCACCTTCGGCCAGCTTGCTACCTATGGTCCTGTAGCAGAAACTTTACAGACAAGTATGTACAACACATTTGGCGTTCCCACGAATAATTACTGGTGGTGTGCGCATGGTGTAGACGCCCTCAACGACGGTTATTTACGTACCCGCTCCGACACGTACAAGACCCGTATGAAGAACCTCCTGCTGGGTACCAAATCATTTAACGGCAACACCTATATCAACACATTCTATGATGATATGGAGTGGATGGGATTAGCCGCATTGAATGCGTACAAATCAACTGCCGATGCTGATTACTACAGCGTAGCTTCCCTGCTCTGGACGGACATCAACACGGGGTATTCCAATGGTGCGATCGACTGGAACAAGAATTGCTCCGGGTGTAAAAACACCTGTGCCAATACACCTGCGGTGATCCTGGGTGCACGCATCTATCGCTACACCGGCAATGCAGCTGACCTGCAAAGGGCAAAGGATATCTACACCTTTGTAAAAGCTAACCTCGTAGATGCCACTACCGGTGCAGTGTGGGACAACATCAACCTGAACACAGGGGTGACGCAGAAGGACTGGGTCTTCTCTTACAATGTAGGTACGTACATCGGCGCCGCCTGGGAATTGTACAAGGCAACGAATGATGTCACTTACCTGAATGATGCGATCAAGACGGCTGAATATGCTTACAATAGCCGTCGTCCAAACGGGATGTTTTTTGCAGATGAAACAGGGGGAGGAGATGGAGGTTTGTTCAAAGGTATCTTTATTCGCTATCTCTCTATCTTAGCCAGGGAAGGGGTTCTGACAGATGCTGTAAGAGCAAAGTACAATGCCGCTATCCAGTATAATGCAGAAGTACTCCGTACACAGGGCATCAATACTTCTAACAACCTCGTAAGCCCTAACTGGTCAGTGCCCCCTTCATCCTCTACAGATTATTCCACACAACTGAGTGGTGTAATGCTGGAAGAAGCAGCGGCCAATTTAGACCAGGCATTCTTCTACAAAGATATCACTTATGGCGGTTATGCATGGCCTTTACCATTAGGCGCTTACAATACGGCTGCGTTAATGGCAAAAGGTATCAGTAATAATGATATCACCAGTTATGCCATCCCTGCAGGGTACCAGGTAACGCTGTATAAGAATGATAATTTCTCAGGAGAAAATCTCACAATTACAGGATTGAGTACGTGGATCGGTACTGCATGGAATGATAGTGCTTCATCTCTGATTGTCCATCCCGTAGGCGTAGCTACTTTCTATAAGGATTGTAATTATGCAGGTGCGTTCGTGAGCCTGACAGCGGGTACATATACCTTGTCACAGTTACAGGCAAGAGGTATTCTGAATGATGATGTCTCTTCATTGAAAGTGACGAGCGGGTACCAGGTAACACTTTATCTGAATGATAATTTCGGCGGAAGAACAATCGTAAAGACGGCGGATGATGCCTGTCTGGTAGATGATAATTTTAATGATTCAACATCATCTATTAAGATTACGGCAACGGCTGCGGTGATTGCTGCCTCATCACCGGCATCACTCGTATCATCTTCTTCCCGCGTAGCGAACGATCCTTCATTTACTATTTATCCTAACCCGGTAAAAGATGTGTTGACAGTAAAAGCCGGATTTGATTTCTCTAAAGAAATTGTGCGTGTAGTAGATATTTCCGGTAGAGTTGTATTAACTACCTATACCTCAACAGGTAAGATAGATGTATCCCGTTTACCATCCGGCGTATATACACTCGTGTTACTACATGGGAATCAACAATATGTACGTAAATTCATAAAATAA
- a CDS encoding bifunctional helix-turn-helix transcriptional regulator/GNAT family N-acetyltransferase produces MSSNLEVVQEISEFNRYYTSLSETLNRHVSENNLTLTALRVLHTLTAEDQCTAGKLVDNLGIDGGYLSRMLKAFESEQLLSRKKSALDGRTWFLQITAKGRKLLEMMEETAGEQIRQLLDPIPDEQQLALAAAMKTIRHILSEESRITADDITWRYQLLPGDPGYLMYMHGTLYAKELGYNLEFDTSVCKNFAEFLEAYNPSKDQVYLALHGNQIVASIAVVWHSRYAAQLKWFLVHPDFRGMGLGRKLLADAIINCREKGYHKIYLFSTNLAETANNMFRKTGFRKTGEKPVGLYGKHMNEERYDMDLV; encoded by the coding sequence ATGTCATCGAATCTTGAAGTGGTACAGGAGATCAGTGAGTTTAACAGATACTATACCAGTTTGTCGGAAACCTTGAACCGACACGTATCAGAAAACAACCTTACCTTGACGGCCTTAAGGGTACTCCACACCTTAACAGCTGAAGACCAATGCACCGCTGGCAAACTAGTGGATAATCTTGGAATAGACGGCGGCTACCTAAGCCGTATGCTCAAAGCTTTTGAAAGCGAACAACTGCTTTCCCGCAAGAAATCTGCGCTGGATGGCCGTACCTGGTTCCTGCAGATCACTGCCAAAGGACGAAAACTGCTGGAGATGATGGAGGAGACAGCGGGTGAACAGATCCGTCAGTTGCTGGACCCAATTCCTGACGAGCAACAGTTAGCGCTGGCTGCCGCCATGAAGACCATCCGCCACATCCTGTCCGAAGAAAGCCGGATCACCGCCGACGATATTACATGGAGATACCAGTTGCTCCCCGGAGACCCGGGTTACCTCATGTATATGCACGGCACCCTGTATGCCAAAGAACTGGGATATAACCTGGAATTCGATACCAGCGTATGTAAGAACTTCGCCGAGTTCCTGGAAGCGTACAATCCTTCCAAGGACCAGGTGTACCTCGCACTACATGGTAACCAGATCGTGGCTTCAATCGCCGTCGTTTGGCATTCCCGCTATGCCGCACAGCTCAAATGGTTCCTGGTACATCCTGATTTCAGGGGGATGGGGCTGGGCCGCAAGTTACTGGCAGATGCCATTATCAATTGCAGGGAGAAAGGGTATCATAAAATTTACCTTTTTTCAACCAACCTGGCCGAAACGGCTAATAACATGTTCAGAAAAACTGGCTTCCGCAAGACAGGCGAAAAACCGGTTGGCTTGTACGGAAAGCACATGAACGAAGAGCGTTACGACATGGATCTCGTTTAA
- a CDS encoding cytochrome c, protein MIRWIMAAMLLMSVAGVGMAQTKSKTAGKAGGNTTGKATGSTAVNTGSIARGKVLYQNICLACHQADGSGVPRMNPPLIRTSFVLGDKTKLITIVLNGLNDDVEIEGEYYSNPMPPQAQLKDEEIADVLTFVRNSFGNKASAIKPAEVKAVRAKIK, encoded by the coding sequence ATGATAAGATGGATAATGGCAGCCATGCTGCTAATGAGTGTTGCTGGTGTTGGTATGGCACAGACTAAAAGCAAGACGGCTGGTAAGGCTGGGGGTAATACAACAGGCAAAGCCACCGGCAGTACTGCTGTCAACACCGGTTCGATAGCCCGCGGAAAAGTGCTGTACCAGAATATATGTTTAGCCTGTCACCAGGCAGACGGCAGCGGGGTACCCCGCATGAACCCGCCCCTGATCAGGACAAGTTTCGTACTGGGCGATAAAACAAAATTGATCACCATCGTCCTGAATGGGCTGAATGACGATGTGGAAATAGAAGGGGAGTATTACTCCAATCCTATGCCGCCACAGGCACAACTCAAGGACGAGGAAATAGCCGATGTGCTCACCTTTGTACGAAACAGTTTCGGGAATAAGGCCAGCGCCATAAAACCCGCAGAGGTCAAAGCCGTTAGGGCAAAAATTAAGTAA
- a CDS encoding PQQ-dependent sugar dehydrogenase, with protein MNKAFTLATVALTSLLTSFGPGVPGTTVTPDADNAGLKLPSGFGALVAAEGLGHARHLTVTPEGDLYVKVEGTRNKGNTIWYLQDTNGDGKIDNKTGFFKYDGTGIEVKGNYLYASSNTDVYRFKLGNKHQVIDTSKAEVIVTGLINRHQHEAKAFKLDNDGNLYVNIGAYSNSCQIKDRTKGSLGMQPCPILDSAGGIWQFKADKLNQTYGDGVRYATGLRNVVGLDWNTQLNQLFVMQHGRDQLHDLFPDLYDEKKSAELPAECMYALHKGADCGWPYIYYDQFQHKKILAPEYGGDGKKTGGDHILDPAAAYPGHMAPNDMLFYTGTMFPEKYRNGAFIAFHGSWNRAPEPQKGYFVVFQPFKDGKPAGDWEIFAEGFAGPGEIKSPGQAQHRPCGLAQGPDGSLYVSDDVKGTVYRIIYKK; from the coding sequence ATGAACAAAGCATTCACACTGGCTACTGTAGCACTTACCAGCCTCCTCACCAGCTTCGGCCCCGGTGTGCCTGGTACTACCGTAACCCCTGATGCAGACAATGCAGGTCTGAAACTCCCTTCCGGTTTCGGCGCCCTGGTAGCAGCTGAAGGCCTCGGCCACGCTCGCCACCTGACCGTCACTCCCGAAGGCGACCTCTATGTAAAAGTAGAAGGTACCCGCAATAAAGGAAATACTATCTGGTATCTGCAAGACACCAACGGCGATGGTAAAATTGATAACAAAACCGGCTTCTTCAAATACGACGGCACTGGTATCGAAGTAAAAGGCAACTACTTATATGCCTCTTCCAACACGGATGTGTACCGTTTCAAACTGGGTAACAAACACCAGGTGATAGATACCTCCAAAGCGGAAGTCATCGTTACAGGCCTTATCAACCGTCACCAGCACGAAGCAAAAGCATTCAAGCTGGACAACGATGGCAACCTGTACGTGAACATCGGTGCTTACTCCAACTCCTGCCAGATAAAAGACCGTACCAAGGGTTCACTCGGTATGCAACCTTGTCCCATCCTGGATTCTGCCGGTGGTATCTGGCAGTTCAAAGCTGACAAACTGAACCAGACCTACGGCGATGGCGTTCGCTATGCTACCGGTCTGCGCAACGTGGTGGGCCTTGACTGGAACACGCAGCTGAACCAGCTGTTTGTAATGCAGCATGGCCGTGACCAGCTGCATGACCTTTTCCCTGACCTGTACGACGAAAAGAAATCTGCCGAACTCCCTGCTGAGTGTATGTATGCGCTACACAAAGGTGCTGACTGCGGTTGGCCATATATCTACTACGACCAGTTCCAGCACAAAAAGATCCTTGCACCTGAATACGGTGGCGATGGCAAAAAAACAGGTGGAGACCATATTCTGGATCCCGCTGCTGCCTATCCGGGTCACATGGCGCCGAATGATATGCTTTTCTACACAGGCACCATGTTCCCTGAAAAGTATCGCAACGGTGCCTTCATCGCCTTCCATGGCTCCTGGAACCGTGCCCCTGAACCTCAGAAAGGTTATTTCGTAGTATTCCAGCCATTCAAAGATGGCAAGCCTGCCGGCGATTGGGAAATCTTTGCAGAAGGATTTGCTGGTCCTGGTGAAATCAAATCCCCAGGTCAGGCGCAACACCGTCCATGCGGACTGGCACAGGGCCCTGATGGCTCCCTGTACGTATCTGACGATGTGAAAGGAACCGTGTACCGGATTATATATAAAAAGTAG